The nucleotide sequence TTCCATAGGATCTTTAGTATTGTGTGAAGCATCGATCATCCAAGCCAATTCGTTGGCTTGTTTATCATCACCTTTCATGTACTCAACGAGTTCGTTGAAGATGAGGAAAAGTTGGTAGGGTTTAAGTGAACCGACAGTGAGGTCGTCATCACTGTACTTGGAGTCATTGAAGTGGAAGCCGGCGAGGCGTTTTTCCATGATCACACGGGAGACAACCTGCTCGATGTTGGTATTTGGCAAGTGGTGGCCGAGGTCAACAAGACAGAGGCATCTTTCACCGGTGCCTTTGGCGAGTAAGAGGTTTGAACCCCAATCGTTATTTACAGTGGAGTAAAAATTCGGCTCGTAAGGTTTGTGTTCTGTGAACATGTACCAGTCTTCCGGCATAGCTTTGTAGATTTCTCGAAGTGAATTTTGAACATTTTCGAACTGACGACGGAAGTTGGCCTGTCCTGGGTAGTTTGAACCGTCGGCGAGCCACACAGTCAAGGAGTCAGAGCCGAGTCTTTTTCCGTATTCGATAACATCGATATTATGTTGAATAGACTGCTCGCGAATGGCTTCTTCACTATTGCACATAGAACCATACTTATAAGACAAGCCTTTTGGAGTATTGAGTCCTCGTGGGTCATCCATGAAGGTATTTGAGTTCATGCTATCGAAACGCAAGCCATAACTAGCTGCGAGATCTTTGACGTCTTCGGCATTATCCGGAACATCCCATGGAATATGTAAAGAAATGGACGAAGTCTGACCACAGAGTTGCTTAAGGATACCAACATCGCCAATTTTTTCTTCGAGCGTTGCGGGTTCGCCACCACCAGGGAAACGTCCGAAACGTGTAGCACCGGTACCGAGCGCCCATGAGGGAGTGGCGACCTGAAGTTCAGTAATGTCTTTGATTATATCTTCTGCGTTAATACCTTTCTTGTCAAGTTTCTGACTGAGGATATCTAGTTCTACTTGGTGTAGATCAAGTGACTTACTGTTGATATCCTTGAGCTGATCGAGGTTTAATTTCATTATCTGGACTCCTTTAATGAGCGATTAATTTGCTTTTTAAAATTTGAGAAAGGTTCTTAAATCAACAAACTATACGAGTGTTAAATGATTGTTTCAAGCATTTTTATTAAAAAAATGATTGAAACGAAGAAAAAATGACAAATAAGCTTTTAAAACACTTGAAAAACTTTTGCCTGTATGTAGTCTTAGGCAGTGGCTAAGCATCCAAGTGTTTATTGTTGTGTTTAAAGTGTAGACTCTCCCTTAGTCTCTCAGATTTGGATGCTTAGTTTTTTAATTATAGAGAAGGATATGTATGAAAGCTGTGGTTCTTGCTGTCGATTTAGGTGCTGAAAGCGGTCGTGTGATGGCGGCCGAAATTGGAGATGGAATTAACTTACGTGAAATGAGTCGCTTTATTAATAAGCCCATTAAAAAAGAGGGTCATTTACGTTGGGATATGGAGAGTCTTTGGCGAGGTATATTAGAGGGCTTTACGGTAGCAGCAGCACAATATGGGGATTTAATAAAGAGTATTTCTTTCGATACTTGGGCCGTGGATTTTGCCCTGATCAATAATGAAGGGGAACTTATTGAAGAGCCGGTATGCTACCGCGATCCAAGAACTGAAGGCTTAGTCGATAGCATAGAGACTGAGTTTGGCAAAGATACGATTTGGAAGCATACGGGTATTCGCAATCTACCCTTTAATACAGTCTTTCAGCTTTTAGCCTTAAAAAAATCAGCACCAGAAAAACTTAAGCAAGCAGAATCGATCTTAATGATTCCAGATTTTTTGGCATGGAAACTTTGTGGCGTAGCTTCTAATG is from Lentisphaera profundi and encodes:
- a CDS encoding TIM barrel protein, producing the protein MKLNLDQLKDINSKSLDLHQVELDILSQKLDKKGINAEDIIKDITELQVATPSWALGTGATRFGRFPGGGEPATLEEKIGDVGILKQLCGQTSSISLHIPWDVPDNAEDVKDLAASYGLRFDSMNSNTFMDDPRGLNTPKGLSYKYGSMCNSEEAIREQSIQHNIDVIEYGKRLGSDSLTVWLADGSNYPGQANFRRQFENVQNSLREIYKAMPEDWYMFTEHKPYEPNFYSTVNNDWGSNLLLAKGTGERCLCLVDLGHHLPNTNIEQVVSRVIMEKRLAGFHFNDSKYSDDDLTVGSLKPYQLFLIFNELVEYMKGDDKQANELAWMIDASHNTKDPMEDLLQSFDAIALAYGQALSIPRATLTEAQMNNDVAGGQEIIQDAYRTDVRPLVREARMRQGAAFSPLQAYRELGVRKELINQRGTRVAVTGL